The proteins below come from a single Roseiflexus sp. RS-1 genomic window:
- a CDS encoding serine/threonine protein kinase, producing the protein MAQSPTPTAPVLHNRYRIDERLGATRLAVVYRAYDERLQRRVLVAMLRKELIDQEPLRRRFVTEAQFGARHLHPSLLHVYDSGEVAGRPFMVTEYVSGRTLREFGPLTVEVALLYFRQIVGAVAACQAAGAPHPPISSANVVLVNEGHVELIENWSMTPAESGLDVAAYRAPERASGQPPTASSVVYSLGLLLIEMLTGRRVVEGADLDGILQAQRNLALPTLSALRSHIYLPSLARLLARATAPDPLQRFPDALALSQALDEVWRSVSRDTDRLASPKHPDPVGERASAAAPHLNIRPAPSAPVPSPSPAAPVTTIDTNQLMLQSARRRSLAALIAMVALFVLVGSGAYVLTSLALEGLTSIRLPRPQVSLPEGITLPDWLTGVADGSGEVLIVTIGDVEGLNLRAEPGLNTRIIGLLPNGTRVRKLEGPRTVDNVPWVRVRGEINGQPVEGWVSQLFVRTG; encoded by the coding sequence ATGGCTCAGTCTCCCACGCCCACTGCGCCGGTCTTGCACAATCGCTACCGCATCGACGAGCGACTCGGCGCGACACGTCTCGCAGTCGTCTATCGGGCATACGATGAGCGGTTGCAACGTCGCGTGCTGGTCGCAATGCTGCGCAAAGAACTCATCGACCAGGAACCGCTGCGGCGTCGCTTTGTGACAGAAGCGCAGTTCGGTGCGCGTCATCTGCATCCGTCGCTGCTGCACGTCTACGACAGCGGCGAAGTTGCCGGACGCCCATTTATGGTGACGGAGTATGTATCGGGCAGGACGTTGCGTGAATTCGGACCGTTGACGGTCGAAGTTGCATTACTCTATTTCCGCCAGATTGTTGGTGCTGTTGCTGCGTGCCAGGCGGCTGGCGCACCGCACCCGCCGATCAGTAGCGCGAATGTGGTACTTGTCAACGAAGGGCATGTTGAGTTGATCGAAAACTGGAGTATGACACCGGCGGAATCTGGTCTCGATGTGGCTGCGTATCGTGCGCCGGAACGCGCGTCCGGTCAACCTCCCACTGCTTCCAGCGTTGTCTACTCCCTCGGATTGCTGCTGATCGAAATGCTGACGGGGCGCAGGGTCGTTGAAGGCGCTGATCTCGATGGCATTCTTCAGGCGCAACGGAACCTGGCGCTTCCGACACTGAGCGCTCTGCGTTCCCACATCTATCTGCCGTCGCTGGCGCGCCTGCTGGCGCGTGCAACCGCGCCTGACCCGTTGCAGCGTTTCCCCGATGCCCTTGCCTTGAGCCAGGCGCTCGACGAGGTGTGGCGCAGTGTCAGCCGCGATACTGATCGTCTGGCGTCGCCGAAGCATCCTGATCCGGTTGGCGAGCGGGCATCGGCGGCAGCTCCGCACCTGAACATTCGTCCGGCGCCTTCCGCTCCCGTTCCATCTCCATCTCCTGCCGCACCGGTCACAACAATCGATACCAACCAGTTGATGCTGCAAAGCGCACGGCGGCGTTCGCTGGCAGCGTTGATCGCCATGGTTGCACTCTTCGTGCTGGTTGGTTCAGGAGCATATGTGCTGACAAGCCTGGCGCTCGAAGGGTTGACCAGCATTCGTCTGCCGCGCCCGCAGGTGTCGCTGCCGGAAGGTATAACGCTCCCCGACTGGCTTACCGGCGTTGCAGACGGCTCCGGCGAGGTGCTGATCGTCACGATTGGTGATGTGGAAGGCTTGAATCTGCGCGCCGAGCCGGGGCTGAACACGCGCATCATCGGTCTGTTGCCGAACGGAACCCGTGTGCGTAAACTGGAAGGACCGCGCACCGTCGATAACGTTCCGTGGGTGCGGGTGCGCGGTGAGATCAACGGTCAACCGGTCGAAGGGTGGGTTTCGCAATTGTTTGTACGCACCGGGTAG
- a CDS encoding SIR2 family NAD-dependent protein deacylase, protein MTLTLPDDVLYRLINARRVVALTGGGVAAESGIPSFREAHTGHWAQYDVSELATPQAFVRNPRLVWEWYAYRRMLAERAQPGVTHYALVDLEQHYPAFTLITQSIDGLHWRAGSRDLIELNGSLRRCRCFESGHIAFAWDDDGEIPPRCVQCGSLLRPDVVMFGEGLPHHELRRARQAVEQCDVFLCVGTVGAIEPVASFPFVARRHGAFVMTIAPEDSIYTLMADYVIAAQPGVIASELVRLIVGDVGGLEELQADAL, encoded by the coding sequence ATGACCCTCACATTGCCCGATGATGTTCTCTATCGATTGATCAATGCCCGGCGCGTCGTGGCGCTGACCGGCGGCGGCGTGGCAGCGGAGAGCGGTATCCCATCGTTTCGCGAAGCGCATACCGGTCACTGGGCGCAGTACGATGTCAGCGAACTGGCGACGCCGCAGGCGTTCGTCCGCAATCCGCGCCTTGTCTGGGAGTGGTATGCGTACCGTCGCATGCTGGCGGAACGCGCCCAACCGGGCGTAACACACTACGCGCTCGTTGACCTGGAGCAGCACTATCCGGCATTTACCCTGATTACGCAGTCGATCGATGGATTGCACTGGCGGGCAGGGTCGCGCGACCTGATTGAACTGAACGGCAGTCTCCGGCGCTGTCGCTGCTTCGAGTCGGGACATATCGCATTCGCCTGGGACGACGACGGCGAAATCCCGCCACGCTGCGTGCAGTGCGGCAGCCTGCTCCGCCCTGATGTGGTGATGTTTGGCGAAGGATTGCCACACCACGAATTACGGCGTGCGCGGCAGGCGGTTGAGCAGTGTGATGTCTTTCTCTGCGTTGGAACGGTCGGCGCCATTGAGCCTGTCGCCTCCTTCCCATTTGTCGCGCGGCGTCACGGCGCTTTTGTTATGACCATCGCACCTGAAGACTCGATCTACACATTGATGGCGGACTATGTGATTGCCGCACAGCCTGGCGTCATTGCGTCCGAACTGGTGCGCCTGATCGTCGGTGATGTCGGCGGTCTGGAAGAGTTGCAAGCCGATGCTCTCTAA
- a CDS encoding SIR2 family NAD-dependent protein deacylase: MEIPDTLIERLRKARCVAVLTGAGVSAESGVPTFRNAQTGLWARYDPGELASPAAFRANPALVWQWYAYRRSLVAAAEPNPGHIALAELERRIADFTLITQNVDGLHHRAGSQNVVELHGNLNRYRCFADDEPVELTTVPQDAPPPCPRCGGLVRPDVVWFGELLPPRAWRVAVAAARRCELFLCVGTSGVVHPAADLPLIARSAGAYTVEINIAPGALNGLLDLHLYAPSGHMLPALAAAAFGNAP, translated from the coding sequence ATGGAAATCCCTGACACGCTGATCGAACGTCTGCGCAAAGCGCGGTGTGTGGCTGTTCTGACCGGCGCTGGCGTTTCAGCCGAAAGCGGTGTGCCGACATTTCGCAATGCGCAAACGGGCTTATGGGCGCGCTACGATCCGGGTGAACTGGCGTCGCCTGCCGCATTTCGCGCCAACCCTGCGCTGGTATGGCAGTGGTATGCCTATCGGCGCAGTCTTGTGGCGGCGGCTGAACCCAACCCAGGGCACATCGCGCTCGCCGAACTGGAACGTCGGATAGCCGATTTTACGCTGATCACCCAGAATGTTGACGGTCTTCATCATCGCGCCGGAAGTCAAAACGTGGTAGAATTGCATGGCAATCTGAACCGGTACCGTTGCTTTGCAGATGACGAGCCGGTTGAGTTGACGACAGTTCCGCAGGATGCGCCGCCTCCTTGCCCGCGCTGCGGCGGTCTGGTGCGTCCCGACGTCGTCTGGTTTGGCGAATTGCTGCCTCCCCGCGCCTGGCGTGTCGCTGTGGCGGCGGCAAGGCGCTGTGAATTGTTCCTCTGTGTGGGCACTTCAGGGGTCGTTCATCCGGCCGCCGATCTGCCTTTGATCGCGCGATCTGCCGGCGCATATACCGTTGAGATCAATATCGCTCCGGGCGCACTCAATGGGTTGCTGGATCTGCACCTGTACGCCCCCTCAGGGCATATGCTTCCTGCACTGGCGGCTGCCGCTTTTGGCAATGCCCCATAA
- a CDS encoding metal ABC transporter substrate-binding protein, producing MLTRFFALMIIVVLALSACGGAQPAPSGGASPTVAPAAPTVAPAAPTVAPTTPPVAMAPALNVLAVQSFLADIAQNVAGDRLKVEALIPLGVDPHIFEPTPADVRKVADSDVLIINGAGFEEFLASLLENAGGERLVIEASKGLSSRTAREGEVAVMSPEELTDALCVEAADLFLAAEEITAGAERASAVELGAHAEKEADHGHDHDHEHAHDHGGMFWQVMLNRQADGTYAGFLKWDAEGGEIAIATGDGALVVTGIDTGAALDAEETLTLNCSGLTQAMIMDVEKGEYLLALTGFRAPQATLMIGTPGGHHHHDEGDPHFWLDPMNVVTYVANIRDGLISVDPAGAEVYRANAERYIAQLNELDRFIASEVAAIPEANRKLVTNHESFGYFADRYGFRIIGTIVPGVTTGASPSAQQLARLTERVRDAGVKVIFLETGANPQLAEQLARETGITIVSDLYTHSLSEADGPAPTYIDMMRYNVKRIVEALKQG from the coding sequence ATGCTCACACGGTTCTTTGCCCTGATGATCATCGTCGTGCTGGCGCTCAGCGCGTGCGGCGGAGCGCAACCGGCGCCCTCAGGCGGAGCGTCGCCGACGGTTGCGCCTGCCGCGCCCACAGTTGCGCCTGCCGCGCCCACAGTTGCGCCGACCACGCCGCCCGTGGCGATGGCGCCAGCGCTCAATGTTCTGGCGGTGCAATCATTTCTGGCTGATATCGCGCAGAATGTCGCCGGTGACCGTTTGAAAGTCGAAGCGTTGATTCCGCTCGGCGTCGATCCGCATATCTTCGAACCAACACCCGCAGATGTACGCAAAGTCGCCGACAGCGACGTTCTGATCATCAATGGCGCAGGTTTTGAAGAGTTTCTCGCCAGTCTGCTGGAAAACGCCGGCGGCGAGCGCCTGGTTATCGAAGCGTCGAAAGGGCTGAGCAGTCGCACAGCGCGTGAAGGCGAAGTGGCGGTCATGAGTCCGGAAGAACTGACCGATGCGCTGTGCGTCGAGGCAGCCGATCTTTTCCTGGCGGCGGAAGAGATTACTGCTGGCGCTGAGCGAGCATCCGCCGTCGAACTCGGCGCCCACGCGGAGAAAGAAGCCGATCACGGGCACGATCACGATCACGAGCATGCCCACGATCACGGCGGGATGTTCTGGCAGGTGATGCTGAACCGACAGGCGGACGGCACGTATGCCGGGTTCTTGAAATGGGACGCTGAAGGCGGTGAGATCGCCATTGCGACCGGTGATGGCGCCCTGGTTGTGACCGGCATCGACACAGGGGCAGCACTCGACGCCGAAGAGACGCTGACGCTCAACTGCTCCGGTTTGACGCAGGCGATGATCATGGATGTGGAGAAGGGCGAGTATCTGCTGGCGCTGACCGGTTTTCGCGCGCCGCAGGCAACGCTGATGATCGGCACGCCCGGCGGGCATCATCACCACGATGAGGGCGACCCGCACTTCTGGCTCGATCCGATGAACGTCGTCACGTATGTCGCCAACATCCGCGACGGATTGATCAGCGTCGATCCCGCTGGCGCCGAGGTCTACCGCGCAAATGCTGAGCGCTACATCGCGCAATTGAACGAACTCGACCGCTTCATTGCCAGCGAAGTTGCTGCAATTCCTGAAGCCAACCGCAAACTGGTGACGAACCACGAAAGTTTCGGGTATTTTGCCGACCGCTACGGCTTCCGTATCATTGGCACGATTGTGCCCGGCGTCACCACCGGCGCTTCCCCGTCGGCGCAGCAACTGGCGCGGTTGACCGAGCGAGTGCGCGATGCGGGTGTCAAAGTCATCTTCCTGGAAACCGGCGCCAATCCGCAACTCGCCGAACAACTGGCGCGCGAGACAGGGATCACTATCGTTTCTGATCTCTACACGCACTCGTTATCGGAAGCCGATGGACCGGCGCCGACATATATTGATATGATGCGGTACAATGTTAAGCGGATCGTTGAGGCGCTGAAACAGGGATGA
- a CDS encoding nucleotidyltransferase family protein: MSLIAGNLGVVQRTLDACHLAWAVCAGAAAHLYGNRRPIQDIDILIEPGKLSEVVRLLDRQQKVVQFDGQRILWRGIKIFDDLTIRRGRDVYPFVLDADMRSRVRRLPLLGSLVPVLSPEDVLVHKALLARGPEEGKHDIADATAIARRQMLDLDYIQRRLALMRVNGAATNMLARVGVNLSTGG; this comes from the coding sequence ATGTCACTCATCGCAGGCAACCTTGGAGTCGTTCAGCGGACGCTCGATGCGTGTCACCTGGCATGGGCTGTGTGCGCCGGCGCAGCAGCGCATCTCTACGGCAACCGACGCCCGATTCAGGATATCGATATTCTCATCGAGCCAGGGAAGTTGTCCGAGGTGGTTCGATTGCTGGATCGGCAGCAGAAAGTCGTGCAGTTCGACGGTCAACGCATCCTCTGGCGCGGCATCAAGATTTTCGATGATCTGACCATCCGACGCGGGCGAGATGTCTATCCGTTTGTGCTCGATGCCGATATGCGCAGTCGGGTGCGGCGCCTGCCGTTGCTCGGCTCGCTGGTGCCGGTCCTGTCACCGGAGGATGTCCTGGTGCACAAAGCGTTGCTGGCGCGCGGTCCGGAGGAGGGGAAGCACGATATTGCCGATGCGACTGCTATTGCACGCCGTCAGATGCTCGATCTGGACTATATCCAGCGGCGGCTGGCGCTCATGCGGGTCAACGGCGCAGCAACGAACATGCTGGCGCGGGTAGGCGTCAATTTGAGCACTGGCGGGTAA
- a CDS encoding GNAT family N-acetyltransferase, with the protein MKLRGPRVLIRPWESHDDDVADTWPPYNDPFDPLWNLPRPSSFGGSVWHTFLENGARRQSWAVEDAGGALIGRISLREIDRQRRQARLGVTFAAPYVGRGLGTEALTLFLDYYFGALDYRLLVLDVAAPNVRAVRCYTRLGFRYVESDWRNVGVLFDRRVLDQPMYAPLRRHFRDDMRGLKVEFFEMRLCREEWIQRRAPVGLQG; encoded by the coding sequence ATGAAGTTGCGCGGTCCACGAGTGCTCATTCGTCCGTGGGAGAGTCATGATGATGATGTGGCGGATACCTGGCCGCCCTACAATGATCCCTTCGATCCCTTGTGGAACCTGCCGCGTCCGTCGTCGTTCGGCGGCAGTGTATGGCATACATTTCTCGAAAATGGCGCCCGACGCCAGAGTTGGGCGGTCGAGGATGCGGGTGGCGCTCTGATCGGGCGCATCTCGCTCCGCGAAATCGACCGGCAACGCAGGCAGGCGCGGCTCGGCGTGACGTTTGCCGCACCGTATGTTGGCCGTGGCCTGGGCACGGAAGCGCTCACATTGTTTCTCGACTACTACTTCGGTGCGCTCGACTATCGCCTGCTGGTGCTTGACGTCGCCGCACCGAACGTCCGTGCAGTGCGCTGCTATACCCGCCTCGGCTTTCGGTATGTCGAAAGCGACTGGCGCAACGTGGGCGTTCTCTTTGATCGACGAGTGCTCGATCAGCCGATGTATGCGCCGCTGCGTCGCCATTTCCGCGACGACATGCGCGGTCTGAAGGTCGAGTTCTTCGAAATGCGCCTCTGTCGCGAGGAGTGGATCCAGCGTCGCGCACCGGTCGGGCTGCAGGGGTGA